The following proteins come from a genomic window of Sorghum bicolor cultivar BTx623 chromosome 3, Sorghum_bicolor_NCBIv3, whole genome shotgun sequence:
- the LOC8075547 gene encoding proline-rich receptor-like protein kinase PERK9, with amino-acid sequence MGYGYVDPFLPPQQQRQAAYVAPQGDFGQPQAQPAPRPPACPYSSSASAPPVSATYHSSPPATSPPPVSSPPPASPLPEPSPPPPAPLPPSPPPPALSPPLPDAPPPSLPPSPLPYPTPSPPQAPPPPQATDQPRVQPRVYPSPPPPSLPPPPPPTVSPPSPAPSNSPSPSPAPAAQAPAPARVAAYSPPPPRIAPPPPPHYHGKSHYTPHSPVKSHSNSTHAASGSGKNIEISREAATTIVALAGLAMLSFIGATIWFVKKKRRRIEPPAALPTQQPAPPPPPNYIPSSAGSSLASDGFYLRSPGYPFMRYSTGSHGFPYSPADSGIGYSHMLFTPENLAAITDDFAEENLLGEGGFGCVFKGILPDGRPVAVKKLKIGNGQGEREFKAEVDTISRVHHRHLVSLVGYCIAEGQRMLVYDFVPNNTLYYHLHVSEASLDWRTRVKIAAGAARGIGYLHEDCHPRIIHRDIKSSNILLDNNFEAQVSDFGLARLAADSNTHVTTRVMGTFGYLAPEYALSGKLTAKSDVYSFGVVLLELITGRKPVDASQPLGDESLVEWARPLLMKAIEHREFGDLPDPRMENRFDENEMFHMIGAAAACIRHSAAMRPRMGQVVRALDSLADSNLNNGLQPGRSEVFLEPQSEEIRLFQLREFGSRDCSDELSQASWRSRRDL; translated from the exons ATGGGCTACGGGTATGTGGATCCCTTCCTGCCcccgcagcagcagcggcaggcGGCGTACGTCGCGCCCCAGGGGGACTTCGGGCAGCCGCAGGCGCAGCCGGCTCCGCGGCCACCGGCTTGCCCGTACTCGTCGTCCGCCTCCGCTCCGCCGGTCTCCGCGACCTACCATTCTTCGCCTCCGGCAACGTCGCCTCCTCCGGTAAGTAGCCCACCTCCGGCGTCCCCTTTGCCGGAGccatcgccgccgcctcctgcaccattgccgccgtcgccgccgccgccggcattGTCGCCTCCTCTGCCAGACGCTCCCCCTCCGTCGCTTCCACCGTCACCACTGCCATACCCAACCCCGTCACCGCCTCAAGCCCCGCCGCCCCCGCAGGCGACGGACCAGCCGCGCGTTCAGCCCCGCGTATACCCATCACCGCCACCGCCGTCccttcctccgccgccgcctcccacCGTCTCGCCGCCATCGCCGGCTCCATCCAACTCACCATCGCCGTCGCCTGCTCCAGCTGCACAAGCTCCGGCTCCCGCGCGTGTTGCTGCCTATTCGCCTCCCCCGCCAAGAATCgctcctccgcctcctccgcACTATCACGGCAAGTCGCATTACACGCCGCACTCGCCCGTGAAGTCGCACTCGAACTCGACCCATGCAGCTAGTGGCAGCGGCAAGAACATCGAGATATCGAGGGAAGCAGCCACCACCATTGTAGCACTGGCCGGTCTCGCTATGCTCAGCTTTATTGGCGCCACCATTTGGTTCGTCAAGAAAAAGCGCCGGCGCATAGAGCCCCCGGCAGCACTGCCTACTCAGCAACCagctccaccaccaccgcccaatTACATTCCATCTTCGGCTGGATCCTCACTAGCTTCAG ACGGGTTCTACTTGAGATCGCCAGGGTATCCTTTCATGAGGTACAGCACTGGGAGCCATGGTTTTCCATACTCTCCAGCGGACTCTGGGATTGGGTATTCCCATATGCTGTTCACACCAGAGAATTTGGCAGCTATCACAGATGACTTTGCAGAAGAGAACCTTTTGGGCGAAGGTGGATTTGGGTGTGTGTTCAAGGGCATTTTGCCAGATGGGCGCCCAGTCGccgtgaagaagctcaagattgGGAATGGGCAAGGCGAGCGTGAGTTCAAGGCTGAGGTCGATACTATCAGCAGAGTACATCATAGGCATTTGGTTTCTCTAGTAGGCTATTGCATTGCGGAGGGCCAGCGAATGCTTGTTTATGATTTTGTTCCCAACAACACACTCTATTACCACctccatg TAAGTGAGGCATCACTGGACTGGCGGACAAGGGTTAAGATCGCAGCTGGAGCAGCCCGAGGGATTGGTTACCTCCATGAAGATT GTCATCCACGTATTATTCATAGAGATATTAAATCATCcaatattttgttggacaacaACTTCGAAGCTCAG GTTTCTGATTTTGGACTTGCAAGGTTAGCTGCCGATTCCAATACACATGTCACCACACGTGTCATGGGAACATTTGG GTATTTGGCTCCAGAGTATGCATTATCAGGCAAGTTAACAGCAAAGTCTGATGTATATTCTTTTGGGGTTGTTCTTTTGGAGCTTATTACAGGAAGAAAACCTGTTGATGCTTCTCAGCCGTTGGGAGATGAAAGTCTGGTCGAATGG gctcgccctcttctgatgaagGCAATTGAGCATCGGGAGTTTGGGGACCTTCCTGACCCTAGGATGGAAAACAGGTTCGATGAAAACGAGATGTTTCATATGATCGGAGCTGCAGCTGCATGCATTCGGCATTCTGCAGCAATGAGGCCACGGATGGGGCAG GTGGTTAGAGCACTAGATAGTTTAGCAGACTCTAATTTGAACAACGGCCTTCAACCCGGACGCAGCGAGGTATTCTTAGAGCCACAATCCGAGGAGATTAGATTGTTCCAGCTGAGGGAATTCGGCAGCCGGGATTGTAGCGACGAGTTGAGCCAAGCAAGCTGGAGAAGCCGAAGAGATTTGTGA
- the LOC8062161 gene encoding ATP-dependent 6-phosphofructokinase 6 → MASSHIILPKEEEEEEKEAAAVAEAGLGVGVEADHDSPAQRPYQEQAPGKAALPFSATCVRISRDSYPNLRALRNASTMALHDDDAAFVKIEEGDFGYVLDDVPHLTDYLPDLPTFPNPLQDHPAYSTVKQYFVNADDTVPEKVVVQKNSPRGVHFRRAGPRQRVYFESEEVKACIVTCGGLCPGLNTVIRELVCGLSHMYNVSNVFGIQNGYKGFYSSNYLPMTPKSVNDIHKRGGTVLGTSRGGHDTKKIVDNIQDRGINQVYIIGGDGTQKGAYEIYKEIRRRGLHVAVAGIPKTIDNDIAVIDKSFGFDTAVEEAQRAINAAHVEASSAENGIGLVKLMGRYSGFIAMYATLASRDVDCCLIPESPFYLEGEGGLFEYIDRRLKENNHMVIVVAEGAGQDLIAQSIPAADQQDASGNKLLLDVGLWLTHKIKDYCKSKKMEMTIKYIDPTYMIRAIPSNASDNVYCTLLAHSAIHGAMAGYSFTVGMVNGRHAYIPFHRVTSTRNKVRITDRMWARLLSSTNQPSFLSQKDIDAAREADKAANAKNQSAPALANGEK, encoded by the exons ATGGCGTCGTCCCACATCATCCTGcccaaggaggaggaggaggaggagaaggaggcggcggcggtggcggaggcCGGGTTGGGCGTGGGGGTGGAGGCGGACCACGACTCCCCGGCGCAGCGGCCGTACCAGGAGCAGGCGCCAGGGAAGGCGGCGTTGCCGTTCTCGGCAACGTGCGTCCGGATCTCCCGCGACTCGTACCCGAACCTCCGCGCGCTGCGGAACGCGTCCACCATGGCACTCCACGATGATGACGCCGCCTTCGTCAAAATCGAGGAGGGTGACTTCGGATACGTGCTCGACGACGTCCCGCACCTCACCGACTACCTCCCGGACCTCCCC ACTTTTCCTAATCCTTTGCAAGATCATCCGGCGTATTCAACTGTCAA GCAATATTTTGTCAATGCAGATGATACAGTCCCTGAAAAG GTGGTTGTTCAGAAGAACAGTCCGCGAGGAGTTCACTTCCGTCGTGCTGGACCTCGTCAGAGG GTGTATTTTGAGTCAGAAGAAGTGAAAGCTTGCATTGTAACCTGTGGAGGCCTTTGCCCTGGGCTCAATACTGTCATCAGAGAGTTGGTGTGTGGCTTGTCCCACATGTACAACGTTAGCAATGTCTTTGGAATACAG AATGGGTACAAGGGGTTCTATTCGAGCAATTatcttcccatgacaccaaagaGTGTGAATGATATCCACAAACGAGGTGGTACGGTTCTTGGAACATCACGAGGTGGCCATGATACCAAAAAGATCGTTGACAACATTCAAGATCGTGGAATTAATCAG GTGTACATTATAGGAGGAGATGGAACTCAGAAGGGTGCATATGAGATTTACAAG GAAATTCGGAGACGTGGTCTACATGTAGCTGTTgctggtattcccaagactatTGATAATGATATAGCG GTTATAGACAAGTCATTTGGTTTTGATACTGCTGTAGAAGAAGCCCAGcgtgccatcaatgcagctcaTGTGGAAGCTTCAAGTGCTGAAAATGGGATAGGGTTAGTGAAGCTTATGGGTCGCTATAGTG GGTTTATTGCCATGTATGCTACTCTTGCAAGCAGAGATGTG GACTGCTGCTTGATTCCTGAGTCACCCTTTTATTTGGAAGGGGAGGGTGGACTATTTGAGTATATAGATAGGAGGTTGAAGGAGAACAACCACATGGTTATTGTTGTGGCGGAGGGAGCTGGACAGGATCTTATTGCTCAAAGTATACCTGCTGCAGATCAGCAAGATGCATCTGGAAATAAGCTGCTTCTTGATGTTGGTCTCTGGTTGACTCACAAGATTAAG GATTATTGCAAGAGCAAGAAGATGGAGATGACTATTAAATACATAG ATCCAACCTACATGATCCGTGCTATTCCAAGCAATGCATCAGACAATGTCTATTGCACACTGCTCGCACATAGTGCCATTCATGGTGCAATGGCAGGATACAGCTTTACAGTCGGAATGGTTAATGGCAGGCATGCATATATACCATTTCAT AGGGTGACATCTACAAGGAACAAGGTGAGGATAACTGACAGGATGTGGGCGAGGCTGCTGTCTTCAACCAACCAGCCGAGTTTCCTGAGCCAGAAGGACATCGACGCGGCAAGAGAAGCCGATAAGGCGGCCAATGCGAAGAACCAATCTGCACCAGCGTTGGCAAATGGTGAGAAATAA
- the LOC8062160 gene encoding clathrin interactor EPSIN 1 isoform X2, whose amino-acid sequence MELNVLSMKLLTIAHRLRFEYVEPNGKDVGLSVRKKAENVLATVDDRDKLQQIREKAAATRDKYFGLSSTGITYKSSAASGSGSYSSGIHYGSTQSSKEADTSSNSYRGKEWSNQSKGSISNFRSTRQMSRKNTNSATNYKPIKGERRHRRNQDSPTSHLKSSSNLHSTSGGTISQKANEDDDDDFNPREPSTSGTANVSSNHMDLFGPSLMDDLVDTTASTSRALPRAGTASVPEVDLFANADFHYATPATGSHAQDIIDLFAGRSSFADSINSDTEFSGRGNNKSSEHNPSCLAHSSASVFYPFQPSFATSFPSDTEFSAHDIPGSGLNEPRHDPPVSVKSSDHSPLEELNFGAFTSRTELPKASAVKSLNKSPTKLEPASMSTSKTDVKKGSFEVKSGIWADSLSRGLIDLNITAPKKVHHSDIGIVGKMSNGSEEEASAAPWYMGATMLDG is encoded by the exons ATGGAACTGAACGTGTTGTCGATGAAATTATTGACAATAGCTCACAGATTGCG TTTCGAGTATGTGGAGCCTAATGGAAAAGATGTTGGGCTCAGCGTTCGAAAGAAGGCTGAAAATGTTCTAGCTACCGTGGATGATAGGGATAAACTTCAGCAAATCAGAGAGAAGGCTGCTGCTACGAGGGATAA GTACTTTGGTTTGTCATCAACTGGAATAACATACAAGTCAAGCGCAGCATCTGGCAGTGGCAGCTACTCATCTGGTATTCACTATGGGAGCACACAGAGTTCAAAAGAAGCTGACACATCCAGTAATAGCTACAGAGGCAAGGAATGGAGTAACCAAAGTAAAGGATCAATTTCAAATTTTAGAAGTACTAGACAAATGTCGAGAAAAAACACAAACAGTGCAACTAACTATAAGCCAATAAAGGGAGAACGGCGTCACAGGAG AAATCAAGATTCTCCAACATCACACCTGAAATCATCATCAAATCTTCATTCCACATCTGGAGGAACAATTTCACAGAAAGCAAATgaagatgacgacgacgacttcAACCCTCGAGAACCTTCCACATCTG GAACAGCTAATGTTAGCTCTAATCATATGGATCTCTTTGGACCAAGTTTAATGGATGACCTTGTGGACACCACTGCATCTACTTCTAGAGCTCTGCCACGTGCTGGAACTGCTTCTGTGCCAGAAGTTGATTTATTTGCTAATGCAGATTTCCATTATGCTACTCCAGCAACTGGTTCTCACGCACAG GACATTATTGATCTATTTGCAGGCAGATCATCATTTGCTGATTCCATCAATTCAGATACAGAATTCTCAGGACGCGGAAATAATAAATCCTCAGAGCATAATCCATCTTGCCTTGCACATTCTTCAGCCTCTGTTTTCTATCCCTTCCAACCATCCTTTGCAACATCATTCCCTTCAGACACAGAGTTCTCAGCGCATGACATCCCAG GTTCAGGTCTTAATGAACCAAGACATGATCCTCCTGTAAGTGTGAAAAGTTCCGATCATAGTCCTTTAGAGGAGCTGAATTTTGGTGCCTTCACTTCACGTACCGAATTGCCTAAAGCAAGTGCTGTCAAATCCTTGAACAAATCACCCACAAAGCTGGAGCCGGCGTCAATGTCAACATCAAAAACAGATGTGAAGAAAGGATCCTTTGAGGTCAAGTCTGGCAtatgggctgattctttgaGTCGTGGCCTGATTGATTTGAACATAACTGCCC CAAAGAAGGTCCATCATTCAGATATCGGGATTGTTGGGAAAATGAGTAACGGATCTGAGGAGGAAGCCTCAGCTGCTCCATGGTACATGGGGGCAACTATGCTCGATGGATAA
- the LOC8062160 gene encoding clathrin interactor EPSIN 1 isoform X1: protein MDFMKVLDQTVREIKREVNLKVLKVPEIEQKVLDATSDEPWGPHGSNLADIARATKRYDECAMIMNVLWQRLGNTGANWRHVYKALTVIEYLLANGTERVVDEIIDNSSQIAKLTSFEYVEPNGKDVGLSVRKKAENVLATVDDRDKLQQIREKAAATRDKYFGLSSTGITYKSSAASGSGSYSSGIHYGSTQSSKEADTSSNSYRGKEWSNQSKGSISNFRSTRQMSRKNTNSATNYKPIKGERRHRRNQDSPTSHLKSSSNLHSTSGGTISQKANEDDDDDFNPREPSTSGTANVSSNHMDLFGPSLMDDLVDTTASTSRALPRAGTASVPEVDLFANADFHYATPATGSHAQDIIDLFAGRSSFADSINSDTEFSGRGNNKSSEHNPSCLAHSSASVFYPFQPSFATSFPSDTEFSAHDIPGSGLNEPRHDPPVSVKSSDHSPLEELNFGAFTSRTELPKASAVKSLNKSPTKLEPASMSTSKTDVKKGSFEVKSGIWADSLSRGLIDLNITAPKKVHHSDIGIVGKMSNGSEEEASAAPWYMGATMLDG from the exons ATGGATTTCATGAAGGTGCTCGATCAAACCGTGCGAGAGAT AAAGAGGGAGGTGAACCTTAAGGTGCTCAAGGTGCCGGAAATCGAGCAGAAG GTTCTAGATGCCACCAGCGACGAGCCATGGGGTCCTCACGGCTCCAACTTGGCTGACATTGCCAGAGCCACCAAAAGATA TGATGAATGTGCCATGATCATGAATGTGTTGTGGCAACGGCTGGGGAACACTGGTGCAAATTGGCGCCATGTGTATAAG GCATTGACTGTGATTGAGTATCTTTTAGCTAATGGAACTGAACGTGTTGTCGATGAAATTATTGACAATAGCTCACAGATTGCG AAACTTACAAGTTTCGAGTATGTGGAGCCTAATGGAAAAGATGTTGGGCTCAGCGTTCGAAAGAAGGCTGAAAATGTTCTAGCTACCGTGGATGATAGGGATAAACTTCAGCAAATCAGAGAGAAGGCTGCTGCTACGAGGGATAA GTACTTTGGTTTGTCATCAACTGGAATAACATACAAGTCAAGCGCAGCATCTGGCAGTGGCAGCTACTCATCTGGTATTCACTATGGGAGCACACAGAGTTCAAAAGAAGCTGACACATCCAGTAATAGCTACAGAGGCAAGGAATGGAGTAACCAAAGTAAAGGATCAATTTCAAATTTTAGAAGTACTAGACAAATGTCGAGAAAAAACACAAACAGTGCAACTAACTATAAGCCAATAAAGGGAGAACGGCGTCACAGGAG AAATCAAGATTCTCCAACATCACACCTGAAATCATCATCAAATCTTCATTCCACATCTGGAGGAACAATTTCACAGAAAGCAAATgaagatgacgacgacgacttcAACCCTCGAGAACCTTCCACATCTG GAACAGCTAATGTTAGCTCTAATCATATGGATCTCTTTGGACCAAGTTTAATGGATGACCTTGTGGACACCACTGCATCTACTTCTAGAGCTCTGCCACGTGCTGGAACTGCTTCTGTGCCAGAAGTTGATTTATTTGCTAATGCAGATTTCCATTATGCTACTCCAGCAACTGGTTCTCACGCACAG GACATTATTGATCTATTTGCAGGCAGATCATCATTTGCTGATTCCATCAATTCAGATACAGAATTCTCAGGACGCGGAAATAATAAATCCTCAGAGCATAATCCATCTTGCCTTGCACATTCTTCAGCCTCTGTTTTCTATCCCTTCCAACCATCCTTTGCAACATCATTCCCTTCAGACACAGAGTTCTCAGCGCATGACATCCCAG GTTCAGGTCTTAATGAACCAAGACATGATCCTCCTGTAAGTGTGAAAAGTTCCGATCATAGTCCTTTAGAGGAGCTGAATTTTGGTGCCTTCACTTCACGTACCGAATTGCCTAAAGCAAGTGCTGTCAAATCCTTGAACAAATCACCCACAAAGCTGGAGCCGGCGTCAATGTCAACATCAAAAACAGATGTGAAGAAAGGATCCTTTGAGGTCAAGTCTGGCAtatgggctgattctttgaGTCGTGGCCTGATTGATTTGAACATAACTGCCC CAAAGAAGGTCCATCATTCAGATATCGGGATTGTTGGGAAAATGAGTAACGGATCTGAGGAGGAAGCCTCAGCTGCTCCATGGTACATGGGGGCAACTATGCTCGATGGATAA